In Aureibaculum algae, the following are encoded in one genomic region:
- a CDS encoding (Fe-S)-binding protein: MQYLPNILFAILLIIGIGFFAKNVRKLVRNIKLGKAVDRTDNSSLRLKNMINIALGQSKMVRRPIAGILHIIVYVGFIIINIEVIEIIIDGLFGTHRVLSFLGGFYGVLIGTFEILALLVLISVIIFWIRRMVIRIPRFWNKEMKGFPKNDALYILYFEIILMTLFLTMNAADTAFQQANSGNVVSQFIAPLFSGFNLETLHIIERTTWWLHIAGILVFLNYLYYSKHLHILLAFPNTYYANLNPLGEFDNLQSVTDEVKMMLDPNADPFAAPDESESNDDSMPEKFGAEDVFDLNWVQLLNAYTCTECGRCTSVCPANITGKELSPRAIMMKTRDRLEEVGKNIDTNGEFKLDDKNLFTTISDEEIWACTSCNACVEECPVNIDPLSIIIDMRRFKVMEKSAAPQELNVMMTNIENNAAPWQYNQLDRLNWKDEN, encoded by the coding sequence GTGCAGTACTTACCTAACATACTTTTTGCCATTTTATTAATTATTGGTATTGGTTTTTTTGCTAAAAACGTAAGAAAATTAGTGCGTAATATTAAATTGGGCAAAGCCGTTGATAGAACAGATAATTCTAGTTTACGCCTAAAGAATATGATAAATATTGCTTTAGGGCAATCTAAAATGGTAAGACGTCCTATTGCAGGAATTCTTCACATCATCGTTTATGTAGGCTTTATCATTATAAATATTGAAGTTATAGAGATTATTATTGATGGTCTTTTTGGTACGCACAGGGTTTTATCATTTTTAGGCGGCTTTTACGGAGTGTTAATTGGAACTTTTGAAATTCTGGCTCTTTTAGTTTTAATTTCAGTTATTATTTTTTGGATTCGTAGAATGGTTATTCGTATTCCTAGATTTTGGAATAAAGAAATGAAAGGCTTCCCGAAAAATGATGCCTTATACATTTTGTATTTTGAAATAATATTGATGACATTATTTTTAACTATGAATGCTGCTGATACTGCTTTTCAGCAAGCGAATTCTGGAAATGTTGTCAGTCAGTTTATAGCACCTTTATTTAGTGGTTTTAACCTTGAAACATTACATATTATAGAGAGAACTACTTGGTGGCTGCATATCGCTGGAATTTTAGTTTTCTTGAATTATTTATACTATTCAAAGCATTTACATATTTTATTGGCTTTTCCTAATACTTATTATGCTAATTTGAATCCTTTAGGAGAATTTGATAACTTACAATCGGTTACAGATGAAGTTAAGATGATGTTAGACCCGAATGCAGATCCTTTTGCGGCACCAGATGAAAGTGAGAGTAATGATGATAGTATGCCAGAAAAATTTGGAGCTGAAGATGTTTTTGATTTAAATTGGGTTCAGTTGTTAAATGCTTACACCTGTACGGAATGTGGTAGATGTACTTCCGTATGCCCTGCTAATATTACAGGTAAAGAATTGTCGCCTAGAGCGATTATGATGAAGACTAGAGATAGGTTAGAAGAGGTGGGTAAGAATATTGATACTAATGGTGAATTTAAGTTGGATGATAAAAATCTATTTACAACAATTTCTGATGAAGAAATTTGGGCGTGCACCTCATGTAACGCATGTGTAGAGGAATGTCCTGTAAATATTGACCCTTTATCAATTATTATTGATATGCGAAGATTCAAAGTAATGGAGAAATCAGCTGCTCCACAAGAATTGAATGTAATGATGACTAACATCGAAAATAATGCAGCCCCATGGCAATATAATCAATTAGATAGATTAAATTGGAAAGATGAAAATTAG
- a CDS encoding metal-dependent hydrolase: MKITYLGHATLSIETQGKTIIVDPFITGNELAKNIDINALKANYILLTHAHGDHILDVEAIAKNTGANIISNFEIVNHFEAKGIKGHPMNHGGTWQFDFGKLHMVNAIHTSSFPDGSYGGNPAGFVLETANHKVYIAGDTALTYDMKLIPMVIGKLDLAILPVGDNFTMGTESAIIASDFVECDKILGCHFDTFGYIKIDHKAAVKKFADKDKDLILLEIGGVIEL; the protein is encoded by the coding sequence ATGAAAATCACGTATCTCGGACATGCTACTTTAAGCATTGAAACTCAAGGAAAAACAATTATTGTAGACCCGTTTATTACAGGTAATGAATTGGCTAAAAACATCGATATTAATGCATTAAAAGCGAACTATATTTTACTAACCCATGCTCATGGTGATCATATTTTAGATGTAGAAGCCATCGCAAAAAATACGGGGGCTAATATTATTTCAAATTTTGAAATTGTAAATCACTTCGAAGCTAAAGGGATTAAGGGACACCCTATGAATCACGGAGGTACTTGGCAATTCGATTTCGGCAAACTACATATGGTTAATGCTATACATACAAGTTCTTTTCCTGATGGTAGTTATGGTGGTAATCCGGCCGGCTTTGTTCTAGAAACAGCAAACCATAAAGTTTATATAGCTGGAGATACCGCGTTAACCTATGATATGAAACTGATTCCCATGGTTATCGGAAAACTAGATTTAGCAATTTTACCCGTTGGTGATAATTTTACTATGGGTACTGAAAGTGCTATCATTGCTTCCGATTTTGTGGAATGTGATAAAATTTTAGGTTGTCACTTCGATACTTTTGGTTATATAAAAATTGACCATAAAGCAGCGGTGAAAAAATTCGCAGATAAGGATAAAGACTTAATTTTATTAGAAATTGGTGGTGTAATCGAATTGTAA
- a CDS encoding SPOR domain-containing protein: MPYIKDKNLVNIYEEVDKANQTINKLNNLLKEEEENNSILRKHRVILGLFGLLALILFLWSFLPKTNKFDNKYLIKNNLSLIDNDTLHSLKEAKKAVIQVKENAQGIVGETIVYSIQIGAFANFKAKLFSDDLAHMKEFVDGDLNKYAIGNFVSYAEAIVLKEDLKRLGFTDCFIIAQSYGDPVNIREALELSEETQYLK; the protein is encoded by the coding sequence ATGCCATATATTAAAGATAAAAACTTAGTGAATATTTATGAGGAGGTTGATAAAGCGAACCAAACCATAAATAAGTTAAACAACCTGCTCAAAGAAGAAGAGGAGAATAATTCAATACTAAGAAAGCACAGAGTTATTTTAGGTTTATTTGGCTTATTAGCTTTAATACTTTTTTTATGGTCTTTTTTACCAAAAACGAATAAATTTGATAATAAATATTTAATAAAAAATAATCTATCGCTTATTGATAACGATACACTACATTCTTTAAAAGAAGCAAAAAAAGCCGTAATTCAGGTTAAAGAAAATGCTCAAGGGATAGTTGGTGAAACAATAGTTTATAGTATCCAAATTGGTGCTTTTGCTAATTTTAAAGCAAAGTTGTTTTCAGATGACTTAGCACATATGAAAGAATTTGTTGACGGAGATTTAAACAAGTATGCAATAGGGAATTTTGTGAGTTACGCTGAAGCAATAGTCTTAAAGGAGGATTTAAAAAGGTTAGGTTTCACGGATTGTTTTATTATTGCACAATCTTATGGAGATCCAGTAAATATTAGAGAGGCTTTAGAGTTAAGTGAAGAAACACAATATTTAAAATAG
- a CDS encoding MlaD family protein: protein MVKISRELKTGIIAVLTIALFVWGFNFIKGNNLFESGRKFYVEYENVQGLSVSAPVTINGLKVGVVDRIYFHPKKVGVLVVNFSLENDFAFTNNSIAEIYSPDFISGKSIKILPAFDGRNAVSGDTLKGNIEAGLLGAVNDQIAPLQAKVASFLTNADTLLIGVNAILNPKKQLEIKEAITSLNSILSTFKTASRSLDNMLAENGKVDSILTNATLASHNLVSLTDSLNQSQIKQTVQKLQGTITKFNGILTNIEDGNGSIGKLLKDEGLYNNLEAASKEMEELLFELKVNPKRFVHFSLFGKKAKAYTPEVEEIKQ, encoded by the coding sequence ATGGTTAAAATTTCTAGAGAATTAAAAACAGGAATAATTGCAGTGCTTACCATTGCACTTTTTGTTTGGGGGTTTAATTTTATAAAAGGAAATAATCTTTTTGAGAGTGGTAGAAAGTTTTATGTAGAATATGAAAATGTTCAAGGACTTTCAGTTTCAGCTCCAGTAACTATTAATGGATTAAAGGTTGGTGTAGTTGATCGTATTTATTTTCATCCTAAAAAAGTAGGAGTACTTGTCGTTAATTTTTCTTTAGAGAATGATTTTGCATTTACTAATAATAGTATTGCCGAAATTTATAGTCCCGACTTTATAAGTGGTAAGTCCATAAAAATACTTCCCGCATTTGATGGTCGTAATGCTGTTTCTGGAGACACACTAAAAGGTAATATAGAGGCAGGTTTATTAGGTGCTGTAAATGATCAAATTGCACCATTACAGGCTAAGGTAGCAAGTTTTTTAACTAATGCTGATACACTTTTGATAGGTGTTAATGCTATTCTCAATCCTAAAAAACAGTTAGAAATAAAAGAAGCTATTACTTCTTTAAATTCAATATTATCTACATTTAAAACGGCCTCAAGATCGTTAGATAATATGTTGGCGGAAAATGGTAAAGTAGATTCTATTTTAACAAATGCCACCTTGGCATCTCATAATTTGGTTAGTTTAACAGATTCGTTAAATCAATCTCAAATTAAACAGACCGTTCAGAAATTACAAGGTACTATTACTAAATTTAACGGTATTCTAACAAATATTGAAGATGGTAATGGTTCTATAGGTAAATTACTTAAAGATGAAGGTTTATATAATAATCTGGAGGCGGCTTCAAAAGAAATGGAAGAATTACTTTTTGAGCTAAAAGTTAATCCGAAAAGATTTGTTCATTTTTCATTATTTGGAAAAAAAGCAAAAGCTTATACCCCCGAAGTTGAAGAAATTAAGCAATAA
- a CDS encoding N-acetylmuramoyl-L-alanine amidase family protein, translating into MNTPLFKATIKKFFLLSFTFFLILQANTVSAQKKFKVVIDAGHGGTDPGNLGNGYFEKDIVLKIALEVGKLLKSDESFEVIYTRDDDTFIELNQRGKIAQKSKADLFVSIHCDAFGKSSAYGAGTFVLGLHENDRNFEIAKKENSVILLEDNYKENYDGFDPNAPESVIGLTLMQEEFLDQSLALASLIQNNFTGDLKRKDRLVKQAGFLVLRNTFMPSVLVETGFLTNKAEGAYLNSKKGQQEMATSIFKAIKSYKKQIDANTVVEVKPKEKPKVDTTPKTRIVKGVDFKVQISSSTKKVATASYNFKGLKGIERVRVGAHHKYYYGLTSDYNKAVALRTEAKAKGYKGAFIVAFKNEKKISVKDALALK; encoded by the coding sequence ATGAATACTCCTTTGTTTAAAGCAACGATTAAAAAGTTTTTTTTGTTGTCATTTACTTTTTTCCTAATACTACAAGCCAATACTGTTTCTGCTCAAAAAAAGTTTAAAGTAGTTATAGATGCTGGTCATGGAGGTACAGATCCTGGGAATTTGGGGAATGGATATTTTGAAAAAGATATTGTCTTGAAAATAGCCTTAGAAGTAGGTAAGCTGTTAAAATCTGATGAAAGTTTTGAGGTTATCTACACGCGTGATGATGATACTTTTATCGAATTGAATCAACGAGGTAAGATAGCACAGAAATCAAAAGCAGATTTATTTGTTTCTATTCATTGTGATGCATTTGGTAAATCATCGGCCTATGGTGCAGGTACTTTTGTGTTAGGATTACATGAAAATGATAGAAATTTTGAGATTGCTAAAAAAGAGAACTCAGTTATCTTATTAGAAGATAATTATAAAGAAAATTATGATGGTTTTGATCCTAATGCACCAGAGTCAGTTATTGGATTAACCTTAATGCAAGAGGAATTTCTAGATCAAAGTTTGGCATTAGCTAGTTTGATTCAAAATAATTTTACAGGCGATTTGAAACGGAAAGATAGACTGGTGAAGCAAGCTGGTTTTTTAGTATTGAGAAATACATTTATGCCAAGCGTTTTGGTAGAAACTGGATTTTTAACTAATAAGGCAGAAGGGGCCTATTTAAATTCCAAAAAGGGACAACAAGAAATGGCTACATCAATTTTTAAAGCCATTAAATCATATAAAAAACAAATTGATGCCAATACGGTTGTTGAAGTGAAACCAAAGGAGAAGCCAAAAGTAGATACAACTCCTAAAACTAGAATTGTTAAAGGGGTTGATTTTAAAGTTCAAATTTCTTCAAGTACCAAAAAAGTAGCTACAGCGTCTTATAACTTTAAAGGTTTAAAAGGTATAGAAAGAGTAAGAGTGGGGGCACATCATAAATATTATTATGGACTAACCTCTGATTACAACAAAGCAGTGGCTTTAAGAACAGAAGCAAAAGCGAAAGGATATAAAGGGGCATTTATTGTAGCCTTTAAAAATGAGAAAAAGATTTCAGTAAAGGATGCCTTAGCATTGAAGTAA
- a CDS encoding 1,4-dihydroxy-2-naphthoate polyprenyltransferase has translation MNSKSTAFFKAARLRTLPLSLSGIIVGSFLGYAQGYFDWKICLLALVTTIGFQVLSNFANDYGDGVKGTDNSDRKGPQRALQSGVITPKEMLNAIKITGVITFIVAVVLLYFAFGKDNFYYFLLFLLLGLASIAAAIKYTMGKKAYGYSGFGDVFVFLFFGLLSVVGSYFLYAKQMQWSIFLPAISIGLLSVGVLNLNNLRDRISDTMASKRTLVVKMGEKLAKYYHYSLLIVAFLTALLYSILHYKSPMQFIFLIAFIPIVKHLLTVYHNKDATQLDPELKKLALSTFLFSILFGVAQTL, from the coding sequence TTGAATTCAAAATCTACTGCTTTTTTTAAAGCCGCTCGTTTACGTACATTGCCTTTGTCACTCTCAGGAATCATTGTAGGGAGTTTCTTAGGGTATGCTCAGGGATATTTCGATTGGAAAATATGTCTCTTAGCATTAGTAACTACCATTGGGTTTCAAGTATTATCAAATTTTGCAAATGATTATGGAGATGGCGTAAAAGGGACTGATAATTCCGATAGAAAAGGTCCACAAAGAGCATTACAAAGTGGTGTTATAACTCCGAAAGAGATGTTAAATGCCATTAAAATTACTGGAGTTATTACTTTTATTGTTGCAGTAGTTTTGTTGTATTTCGCTTTTGGTAAAGATAATTTCTACTATTTTCTGTTATTTCTTCTCTTAGGTTTGGCAAGTATCGCAGCGGCGATAAAATATACAATGGGTAAAAAGGCATATGGTTACAGTGGCTTTGGAGATGTCTTTGTCTTTTTGTTTTTTGGTTTATTAAGCGTTGTAGGGAGTTATTTTTTATATGCGAAACAGATGCAATGGTCCATTTTTCTACCTGCCATTTCTATTGGTTTGTTAAGTGTTGGCGTGTTAAATTTGAATAATCTTCGTGATCGCATATCAGATACAATGGCAAGTAAAAGAACATTAGTGGTTAAAATGGGAGAAAAATTGGCTAAGTATTATCATTATAGTTTGTTAATTGTGGCTTTTCTAACAGCATTACTTTACTCAATTCTTCATTATAAATCACCGATGCAGTTTATATTTTTAATTGCATTTATACCGATAGTCAAACATTTACTTACCGTATATCATAATAAAGATGCTACACAGTTAGATCCCGAATTGAAGAAATTAGCGTTAAGCACTTTTCTCTTTTCGATACTTTTTGGTGTAGCACAAACTTTATGA
- a CDS encoding (Fe-S)-binding protein has product MNVPTMAELTAKGIQPEVLFWVGCAGSFDDRAKKITKAFVKILNKAEVNFAVLGTEEGCTGDPAKRAGNEFLFQMQAMTNIEVMNAYEIKKVVTACPHCFNTIKNEYPQLGGKYEVMHHTQFLKSLLDEGKISIEGGSYKGKRITFHDPCYLGRANGVYEAPRELIQKLEVELVEMKRCKSNGLCCGAGGAQMFKEPEKGTKDINVERTEEALEIKPDIIATGCPFCNTMMTDGIKSKEKENDIEVLDIVELIANAQDL; this is encoded by the coding sequence ATGAATGTACCTACCATGGCTGAACTGACAGCTAAAGGCATACAACCTGAAGTTTTATTTTGGGTAGGATGTGCAGGTAGTTTTGATGATAGAGCAAAAAAAATCACCAAAGCTTTTGTTAAAATTTTAAATAAGGCCGAGGTAAATTTTGCTGTATTGGGTACAGAAGAAGGTTGTACTGGAGATCCTGCAAAACGAGCAGGAAATGAATTTCTTTTCCAAATGCAAGCCATGACCAATATTGAGGTCATGAATGCCTATGAAATTAAAAAGGTAGTTACTGCTTGTCCTCATTGTTTTAATACCATAAAAAATGAGTATCCACAATTAGGTGGTAAATATGAGGTAATGCATCATACTCAGTTTTTAAAATCTTTATTAGATGAAGGTAAAATTTCAATTGAAGGAGGTTCTTATAAAGGAAAGCGAATCACTTTTCATGATCCTTGTTATTTAGGTAGAGCCAATGGTGTTTATGAAGCACCAAGAGAACTTATTCAAAAATTAGAAGTTGAATTGGTTGAGATGAAACGCTGTAAAAGTAATGGTTTATGTTGTGGAGCTGGTGGAGCCCAAATGTTTAAAGAGCCTGAAAAAGGAACTAAAGATATTAATGTAGAACGTACGGAAGAAGCTTTAGAGATAAAACCTGATATTATCGCAACAGGTTGTCCGTTTTGTAATACAATGATGACAGATGGGATTAAGAGCAAGGAGAAAGAAAATGATATAGAAGTATTAGATATTGTAGAACTTATTGCAAATGCACAAGATCTATAA
- a CDS encoding TonB-dependent receptor domain-containing protein — MKTYFLMILFLVSSTNTLWCQQTIIKGKVVEAMSNKPIENASIQIKKSNEIVNSDSDGNFTINAAIGDVLIIRHLSFESKEIRIETSKLSIALDVKHINLENIIVEADVLKDLSQSKVVVDHVKSTTQPRNVSDLFRDIPGFGIQKRGAYASEPFFRAFKYEQLNIQLDGGMKILNACPNRMDPITTHIISDEIERIEVVKGPYTMRFGPNFGGIVNLVSRNPNTLANGIHGDVEAGYETNGDNLSTRGSISYKTDQFDISLNGEYRDYGDYEDGEGTVVPSSFKSTDYSVKLGYNPTEKQRIQLSWRQSFGSDIKHAGLPMDSPYDDSFLAGLDYKVTDISDLISSFSFKGFYSEVDHLMTNENRPSYKVTEAASNVFSTTYGGKTELVLTPNDNLFIYTGLDANLIGREGDRERTVKIMNGNTLATPKLFTDKIWQDSKLNDFGVFVEGKYRLTNLFTLTAGLRSDFVNASINDAELDFLQLYGGEIDDTNETNISGTVSLKYKSEDTQVQIALGRGVRTASMIERFVNHFSVGVDPYEYVGNPNLDPEINNQIEVSFNKRFDQIEVGASVFYSLIIDYIVPVVDENISRKFMPSAQPTFAKRFINIDEASQSGFEFYFNYEINKDFKFTTDISYTYAQNEEYDEPLPQITPLTAHAGLQYEKEQFWTRLNSRFVAAQNRTSKSFMETASNDFATFDFSIGFVPIKNLTVGASVLNIFDTTYYEHLNFSYQNSDLLSGRIFEPGRNFTVKVNYKF; from the coding sequence ATGAAAACATATTTTTTAATGATACTATTTTTAGTATCATCAACTAACACTTTATGGTGTCAACAAACCATAATAAAAGGAAAAGTGGTAGAAGCAATGTCCAATAAACCTATTGAGAATGCTTCTATTCAAATCAAGAAATCAAATGAAATTGTAAATTCTGATAGTGATGGAAATTTTACCATAAATGCTGCTATTGGTGATGTACTCATAATTCGGCATTTGAGCTTTGAATCAAAAGAGATTCGTATTGAAACAAGCAAGTTGTCTATAGCTCTAGATGTAAAACATATAAATTTAGAGAATATAATAGTAGAGGCTGATGTATTAAAAGATTTATCGCAATCAAAAGTTGTGGTAGATCATGTTAAAAGTACTACACAACCCAGAAATGTTAGTGACTTGTTTAGAGACATACCAGGCTTTGGTATTCAAAAAAGGGGAGCATATGCTTCAGAACCATTTTTTAGAGCATTTAAGTATGAACAATTGAATATTCAGCTAGATGGTGGTATGAAAATTTTAAATGCGTGCCCAAATAGAATGGATCCCATTACTACGCATATTATTTCAGATGAAATTGAAAGAATTGAAGTAGTGAAAGGTCCTTATACGATGCGATTTGGTCCTAACTTTGGGGGGATAGTAAACTTAGTGTCTAGAAATCCAAATACCTTAGCAAATGGTATTCATGGTGATGTTGAAGCTGGTTATGAAACTAATGGAGATAATCTTTCTACAAGAGGAAGTATTAGCTATAAAACAGATCAATTCGATATTTCTTTGAATGGCGAGTATCGTGATTATGGCGATTACGAAGATGGTGAGGGTACCGTTGTTCCATCATCCTTTAAATCAACAGATTATTCCGTAAAATTAGGCTATAATCCAACAGAAAAGCAACGTATTCAATTAAGTTGGAGGCAGTCATTTGGTAGCGATATAAAACATGCTGGATTACCTATGGATTCTCCTTATGATGATAGCTTTTTAGCTGGATTAGATTATAAAGTTACGGATATATCAGACCTAATTAGTTCCTTTTCATTTAAAGGATTTTATTCTGAAGTAGATCATTTAATGACAAATGAAAATAGACCTAGTTATAAAGTGACGGAGGCAGCTTCAAACGTATTTTCAACAACTTATGGAGGGAAAACAGAATTGGTATTAACACCAAATGATAATCTTTTTATATATACAGGTTTAGATGCTAACCTTATTGGTAGAGAAGGAGATAGGGAAAGAACAGTTAAGATAATGAACGGAAATACCTTAGCAACTCCTAAACTATTTACTGATAAAATATGGCAAGATTCTAAATTGAATGATTTTGGCGTTTTTGTTGAAGGTAAGTATAGACTAACGAATCTTTTTACGTTAACAGCAGGATTGCGTTCCGATTTTGTAAATGCATCTATAAATGATGCGGAATTAGACTTTTTACAATTATATGGAGGTGAAATTGATGATACTAATGAAACGAATATAAGTGGTACCGTTTCGCTGAAATATAAATCAGAAGATACTCAAGTACAAATTGCCTTAGGGCGAGGGGTAAGAACAGCTTCGATGATAGAACGTTTTGTTAATCATTTCAGCGTAGGTGTTGATCCCTATGAATACGTAGGGAATCCAAATTTAGATCCTGAAATTAATAATCAAATTGAAGTTTCTTTTAACAAGAGATTTGATCAAATTGAAGTTGGAGCTAGTGTTTTTTATTCCTTAATAATAGACTATATTGTACCTGTAGTAGACGAAAATATATCGCGTAAATTCATGCCTAGTGCTCAACCTACATTTGCAAAACGTTTTATAAATATAGATGAGGCTTCCCAATCTGGGTTTGAGTTTTATTTCAACTATGAGATTAATAAAGATTTTAAATTCACAACAGATATTTCTTATACTTATGCTCAAAATGAAGAATATGACGAGCCATTGCCTCAAATAACTCCGCTTACTGCTCATGCTGGTTTGCAGTATGAAAAAGAACAGTTTTGGACCCGTTTAAATTCCAGATTTGTTGCGGCTCAAAATAGAACATCAAAAAGTTTTATGGAAACTGCCTCTAACGACTTTGCCACTTTCGATTTTAGTATTGGTTTTGTGCCGATAAAAAATTTAACCGTAGGAGCATCTGTTTTAAATATTTTTGATACAACGTATTATGAACATCTGAATTTTTCATATCAAAATTCTGATTTGCTTTCAGGAAGAATATTTGAACCCGGTAGGAATTTTACGGTAAAAGTGAACTATAAATTTTAA